Sequence from the Argentina anserina chromosome 7, drPotAnse1.1, whole genome shotgun sequence genome:
ACGTGACGAAGTATCTTTTCTGGGATACAGTTCATCCTACTGAAGTAGGATTTTCTGTTATTGAAGACTATAATAAGAAGACTATATCGCAGTACCTTGATTAGTTTAGATCAATCTTAAGCTTTTTTCTCCATCtcgtttgaaactttgaaataAACATATATAGGTCATGTATTAGTGTATTTGACATTTGAGTGCTAGGAATATACTTGTCTGATATGTAATTCTTGCAAGTTTCGAATCAGGTGCAATTCTAGTGAGGGAAATGATTGAACGTAACTGACTCAACTGTAACGTAGTAGATTTAGttcaattaaattaatcataaCATTTTGTTGAAATagttgtaataccccgaaaattcatatttaatttCTAATGAGTTAcctgatattattaagttggtcattgtccaattttatttcacGAGGATGAAAATGAAAGGGTTCGAAAGATTAATTGTTCGGGaacattcaatttgacaagtctaagagttgacttttgactaaTTGAGTTTCTTATAaaacttcttacatgaaagtcgtagaactTGTCCATACGAATTCGTAGACACGCGACACGcataaatcggagttcgtatgaagaagttacgaatcaaaaggtatttggacatttttagaaaatagtataaatacgggaataaaagagaaaaaatgggAGAAAAATCAGGAAATTGGATCGGTACTGTTCACATTTCTTTCTGCTGTTCGtagtgaggattgagtgaattttacatttcctttggttatgtattattcaattcAACTGAGTCATGTTGTTGACTCAGTTTTGATACACTGTCATGATAAgataatttcaatatatttgagattgttttagagttttcatggcttcgaattcaagtttttatcattcgaatttcGGGACTGTGACAATAGTTGTAAATGGTTGTATGGTATACTTACCCATAGTCCCATACCATACACGaccctaatttttgttttaatctAGCTGCTCGTTTGAGCCAACTCCACCAACTTAAGCAAATAAGTATTGTAATTACTAGTTTATTTGTTCATTTCAATCTTGGAAGAGGATGGCCGAAACTTGATTCAACATATCGATGAGATTCATGTTTATTTAAGTTATAGTAGTTAATATGTATTAGTCACAAAAAGAGATAAATCCAGGATGgtgcaatttttttaatttcgaatCTTTTTGATATAACTGTTTTCCTTATGTCTTTAGAAAAACCAACTTTTTAACAGATAAAATTGCGTCACACTATAAACTCGCTAACGTGACGGTGTTTGCGTCTTTGAGATTCTTTAGGTTTTTTCTAAATTGCAAAGGAGGTGCGCAGCGATGAATAAtgctgagaaaaaaaaaaggaaaaaaaaggcaACTTAatcgtaaaaaaaaatatataaaaagaggtgaaaacttaaatttctaaaaattgaggccttatttttttttatcttatttactattttattCGCTTATAAAACACACCCTCATCTTCTTTTATcttatttactattttatttGCTTTGTAAAACACAGCCTTCTCTTTTTTTAACTCATAGCCTCACACACACTCCCTCCCCTACTCTTCCTCACATTCCCGGCTAGCTCTCCTTCCACGGTCTGAAGCTCCGGCGAATCGTCAAAGATGTCCGAACTGGTCCgcatctctctcttctctccatcTTCGCTTATAGCTAGTTTACCTTCTTCTCTTTTACTGCTTACTTAATTAGTTTCTTCACTACCTGCTAATCAAACTCATCGTATTCCACAGACTACTAGTACTCTTTAGCTTTAAACCTTTTAACGGCCTCAGGATTCTGGCTTCCTCTGTGGTTGAATCGACTAGCTAGCTAAGAGGACTAGTTAGGTTTTAAGGAGCACAACATTTACCtgtaaataaaaatgaaattactcTTAATCACTCTCTGATAACTCCTAATTTTGattgattattattttttctaaaCAGATGGAGGATCTTCACCGCTCCAAGAAACTGAAGGTGGCTCTACGCAttctttaattttaattaaaaaattattgtgCTCCGTGATTGATTAATAGCATGTTGAACTTGAATAATGCTCTAATTTTGAGAGGAAAATTTTAGGTTAAGGAAATGGAAAAGTGAATTTTGGTAATGTTTCTTCTGTATTTTGAGTTGGAAATTGTGCATTGTGCATAAGAACACACGGCGTTGCTGATCATGAGGTTTCTTGTGTTATCAGGTGGACAAGGTCTCCGAGTTTACTGATAATCAAGAGGAGAAGTTGCTGAACTTGCTATCTGGTGTGTATTTCTTCACCTCAGAAATTTGTTTTGTTGTGCTATGATGTGACAAAGGCTCGATCACATCTAGTCCTTCTTTGTATACTAACTTTGTTTGTCATTGGCTATTGCTATTGCAGATGCAGAGAAGCTGGCGCAAGAGTTGAGTGCACCGAATGAGAACTTGGAATCGCTTATCAATGGCTTAAGAAATGAAGTGGGTTCTGTCAGGTATGTACTTCTAAGTATACAATTAGATTGAAACCAGCCAAGTTTTGTtgtaataaaattaaatatagcAAGATAGTGTGCTCCTAaatattatttggtacattGATTGCAGGGTTTTCAGGAATGAACATTCTGCGGATATCAGAAGCTTCTGATGGAGAAGGAGCAGATGGCAGAAGACTTCAGGCTGTGTCTGGAACTACTTGAAAGGTTCTGCTTATAAGCTTATGTGCCAACTTCTACTATGGTATTTAATTTTAAGTTTCACTGACATTCAAAAGTTGTACTTTTATGTAGCTCAAACAAGTCTTTTGATACATTATGTCAATTGCAGGTCAATCGAAGAAGAACAATGTACTGACTTTCAGAGGTCGAAAACACAAACTAATACAATTGAGTTTATTTCCAGCTAGTCAACTTTTAACCTATACTGCAGACTGTTATAATATCTCTACATTGATTGCAGGCCCTCCTTTAATGAAAAATGCCTCGCATCCATTAAGTTTCTGTTGGATGAGAAGCACGCGGCAGCGGAGTCTTTGAAACTTGAAAAGGAGAGGACGCGATCCCAGGCTAATGAACTGGCTTCTCTTAGGCATGTAACTCGAAGTTCAATTCTAGCAGGTCATCTTTTGCTGTAGTATATAAAATAGGCTCTTATACGTATTTACATCGATTGCAGATCTGcctaaaatgaaaaattcacCAAGTTCCAGAAGCTTATAAGGGAAGAGAAGGAGAAGCAGAGAACTTAAAACTCCTTCTGGAAATTGAAAAGGAAAAGGCAGAGAAGTTGATTCTATTCTTGGAAATTGAAAAGGAGAGAACACAAGCTGATGAACTGGCTTCTATTAGGCATGCAGCTCTATAAGTTCAGTCTCAGTTGGTCAACTTCTATTCTAGCATACACATCAGGCTCTTAAAATATCTTTTCTCCGTTTGCAGATCCACCTTTGAAGCAACTTGCATTCAGTACCAGAACCTTCTGATGGATTAAAGGCAGAAGGTTGAGGAATTAATGCGACTATTGAAAATCGAAAAGGAAATAATGCTATCACAAGCTAATGAATTGGCTTCAAGGTATACGACTCTTGGAGCCACTTAAATTTCAGTTGGTGTGCTTTTCATGTATCGTAAACTGCATGCTATAACCCCTGTGCAGCTGTGCTGCTGTAATTGCAGGTCTTCCCAAGATGAAGAGTACACTGAATTTAAGAGACTTTTGAGGGAATAAGACAGGAAAGTAAGTCAGCATCTATTAAATTGTACTGTGTCTAGTAATTAATATAGTCCATGTACATGTTTTAGCACCGAGCAGCATATTACCACTGTGGAACATTTTTTTAAGATCTTCTGTAGTTTACTTAACTCAAGCTTCATCCATCTCATAATACTCTTTTTTGTTTATGAAATTTTAGAGACACTATTGAAGGATGTTACTAACAGATAACTGTGTACGCTTGATGGTGGTCAAGTCCCAGGAGACATTcaaaagaacaagaaagaaGATAAAGATGTAACCGTGGCAGATGTGATTAGGAGGCATGTCATGAGCTATATTCCAAGAGACTAAGAAGTTTGGTTTGATTGAACTCTTAAGATTTTACTTTGCGTATCTGATATCTGTGTTAAAATCTGAGACTTTTACTTAGTTGGTGGTTTAATCAATCGGCCTTGTCATTGTTGGTGTTTAATGGACAcagttttcacttttcaggGTTTCAATATGATGTATTTAGTCTGTGTATTTGAGTCAACTGCTGCAAAATTTCAGTACAAAGTTTTGCTCTAGCAGCAACTGCACACACAGGCGTCCATTTTTCTTGCAGGAGAATAATTCGAATTTGTGCTTTAATATAAGATTTTCGATGAGAGTTACCAGTAGCATATAGGTGATATGGCTATTGGCGAAAGATTTGTCAGTACTCATACTACTTAATCCTAACTTTATAAAGTTGTTATCTGCCATAATTTGTAGAATGTGTGTTGATTCCCGGGACACTACACCTCGAACTAATTTCCAATTAATGATATTCAGATTGTAACAATATGAGTATATAGTAGAAGAGCAGTAGCTTAATGATCTAGTCATAACCAGTATAGAAGAGTAACACACCACAAAAAGACGTACTCAAATACATGAGCAGTCTTATTGTAACTTCGAGGAACAAAGTATCAACTACAATACTTGAGAAAACCCTCAAAAGGCTCCACTTCGTTAACTAGGccttccttcttttttttggttagAAACTAGgccttcttttttttggttagAAACTAGGCCTTCCTTAACACAATGGTTTTCAAGAGATTAAGATTTAAGACTAAGAAAGTAGATGACTTTTTTGGGCATCCCCTTCAAtctccaaagtccaaactaGTGCCACCAGCTTGCTAACGAATTAGGACATTTAGAAGAGCATAGTTTTGAACATGACTCATGCTATTGAGACATTTAGTAAACATAGAATAATTCAATCTATATCCTATGCATTACGATGTATAGTAACTTGTATGTAATTTGTAAATAAGAGGTTTAAAGTTTGACTCATGAACATTAAGTTGTGACATGTgagaataagaaaaataatttaagaGGTTCCTGATCAATCTCACTAAAttcacaaaacaaagaaaaatatcaagtatattgaatatatcaaATTCAGACACCATATTTTCTCgtctttaaaatttaaaaaaatcgataaaaatgaaaatatcagCCTAAATCGTAGTCTATTAAAACTAGTATTTTATCTTCTTTTTGTCtcactctctccctctctcctttTCCAATTCTCGGTCTGAAGCCCACCGGAAACTGAGACACGTCGGCGGTCTCTGATCGCATCACCGGTAAGCGCCTCTGAATTCTTCTGCATTTTGCTCTCTTAGTCTCCATTTTCGTTCACTTCCCGCAAATCCATGTTGATCGTCTTCCATAATTCACAATCCAGTAGCACTGTTAGGGTTTGTGATCTCATTTCTAGCTCGACAGGTCTAGCTGTTGCTATTCTCTATTTGAACGTTTCTTGATCGCAGATGGAGGATTTCAATGTAGAATTGCTTTACAAGTTCAGGCAATTAAAGGTGCACTTTACTCTTTGGCATTTTCATTTTAGATTCTTGTGCTCCTTTTGTACTTGACTGCATTTTGAACTTTAATAATGCTGTGATATTCAAAAGGACGATTCGAGGTTAAGGAAGACCGAAAATGCATATTAATCTTTGGTTTCTGTATGCATTGCATTagattttttcttcttggaatttgaatttgtaacctttttttgtttgttatgaTGCTATGACAGACAGAAAAGTTCTCGGAGCAGGATCGAGTTATGGAAGATCAGGAAAATAAGTTTAAGAAATATGTTTCGGGTAATGTACTTTAGGATTTGCATTGCTGAGGTTTTAGTTCAAGTTCAATTTTAGGATCAATGTGACAAGGGGTGATCGAAATCTGATGCTTCTGTTTTGCAGTGTCGGAAGAGGTCAGCGATTATCTGCATTCGTCAATTTGGGAGTTGAAAACACAAGTCAACGACTTAAGAAGAGAACTGGTTTCTCTTAGGCATGCAATTCTGTTATATGTACCGTTgaattttgattagtcaaATCTGTGGAGAGTCGCCTAACAGATATGTTGCATTTGTTGCAGGGCCACAAAAGATGACCAGACTACAGAATACCAGAAGCAGTTATTGGAAGAGGCGCATAATGTGGAGGTCTTAAAGCTGCGTttgaagatcgaaaaggagaGGACCCAAGCACATGCTAATGACTTGGTTTCTCTTATGCAAGAAACTCTTAACTCCACTGGAATTCCAATTGTTCAAACATTCTTGTAGCTAAAAAATTGGCTGTTGAAGCATGTTTACCTTGATTTCAGGGCTGCAAAGGATGAGGAAATCTTGGAGTACCAGAAGCTTTTGATGGAAGAGAAGCAGAAGAGTAAGTCAAAACTGATCTGTTTGAGCATTTTAATGCACATTAACTGATATAGTCCATGTGAAATTGTAAGTGGAACTTTCATTTCTTGGCATCCTCTTAGGGGGAGTCTCAGGGGAGTTTTATTCACATGAGTCACGGCGTGTTAATTTTGGTGAAACCTGGATGTTCATTCTGATAGGTACTATATTACCGTATTCTTTTAGGTTGAAGAATCTCACAGATAGATTCTTTTATTCCTTTTGTCTAAATGATTAGCTAAACAGATTGCTTGTGCTCGTACTCTTGTTAGGAGTTCAGGATATCTGAGCTATCGCCAACCTACATTCTAAGAACTGGCCTATCTACATGCGATTTTCTCATGCAAGATTAGAGTACGGACAGTAGGTAGATTTTCTTATGAATCTACATCCAGAAATTATATCTCAAGTCCAAAGTAGCTCAGCTGATAGTGTTGATTGTTGTCAGAGCTCTAGTGTACGTAGTAAAATCACATCGTGTGAAGAAACAACTATTCGTGCTAAATGTATTCAACAATGCTGACAATCTGTTTCACACTGGACCATATAAGATTCATATAGATTACTTAACTTAAGTTTCCTCATTTATCTGATTAATTGGTTCAACTTTTGGCAGACAAAGAACTTTCTGATGAAATAGAGAGACTTAAGAAGCTGCAAGAGGAGCTTATTTCAAGCAGATTGAAGAATACAAAAGACGCACAACTGTGTGTTACTACTGCTGGTGGTCATGTCTCACGAGAAACAACCAAACACAAAAAGAAGACAGGGGGGACAATGATGATTAACCTTTGAGCTTAAGTATCGGTAGAGATGATTAGGATGTACATCGTGAACCAACTCCGCAACATTTGGATCGTTCGTTGGAGCCAACATTATGCTTTTATTTTGCACAGTTGAGACCTTTGGTAAAACTACGAAGTAGGAACCATTACCTGGGCGACGTCACAGTGGTATGTCTGACGCTTTTGGCCATGTCAGCATGCCAGCTCACTAATGGTTGCTTAGCTGTCAGCTTGATATTTGCCAGGTTGAGCTGTTAGGATTACAATTCGTTTATGTAGCTATAAGCCTTGGAAGTAAAAACCTCCCCTATGTTGTTCATCTTAACGACTCCACTAATCAAATATCAGTAAGAGTCTCTCTCGGTGAATTCATCTTTAGATTTGAGATTTAGATGTTCATGTTCTCGACTCTCTGGTCAGAATCCTTACAATTTTATCATTTGATACTCTATTTCGATCGATTTTGTAATAGTTATCTTCTGTGTTTTGATTTCCAAGGTCTAAAACGTACTTGACTACACGAATCCATTCTTTGTTATCTGTACGTATTGGAGTAAACATTCGTGGCAAATTATGCTTAGGGTTCAATAGCCGTATCCATATACGTACGTATACATGATCACATTAACCTTGTTGCATAATTACGTACATATAGCTAAGTCTCTACAAATTAGATATACGGAGAATTTAATATTCTTTTCAAACTCTTTCTAAGCAAGTGCATGATGGATCATGtgattacataaaatgacattttgatGTGGAACATTGTTTCAGAGAAAGAACATATAAAAGTTGATGATTTGAGATGTTCAAGAAATATAGTAATTACAGGGGCTTGAAGTgatcaattttcttttatattggCATATATGCTAATGCAACCAAGAATTTCACCAAGATATATGGAGCCTGAAACGCTTAGAACAATGCAATCTGCATATTTGGTAATGCTGAAAGCCTAAAACATGCATATTCGTCTATTTGTACCTCGATAATCACATTGCTTAATTTGATTCTTACACACACACAGGATATTAACACATACAACAAATGGAAATTATTTAACTGGTTAACACATCCAATAGTGTTGATAATTATCTTAATTTTTATGCTGTAGAATATGACAATGGTCAAGTTGAATCGCTAGCATTTTGGTCGAATTGAATTGACAAGTACCTCAAGATCTCACTTGGAATATATAACATTTTGTCTCTTAATATTCATAGAGTGAGGTCCAGAGTACTTGCCTTTCTCCCATGTTCCCCATCATGACCACCATTACCTTCTAGCTTGTTCATCAAGCCGAGCTTCGAGGACAATGAAGATGGAGAAAGAGACAGACCAA
This genomic interval carries:
- the LOC126803406 gene encoding uncharacterized protein LOC126803406, which gives rise to MEDFNVELLYKFRQLKTEKFSEQDRVMEDQENKFKKYVSVSEEVSDYLHSSIWELKTQVNDLRRELVSLRATKDDQTTEYQKQLLEEAHNVEVLKLRLKIEKERTQAHANDLVSLMQETLNSTGIPIVQTFL